A window of the Pseudobacteroides sp. genome harbors these coding sequences:
- a CDS encoding DUF6612 family protein → MNVEAYYGNSTIFTRGLFSEGWIKNTLSSAEYSNVFKEETVIDFLDNVDTLAAGLVISDKNNSNEIMLTGDIYYRNYSDYKSDGTTNKVETVNKSNLRILIDKNTSFLKNINMEFDCKVSNDKEKESLKGRSNISFNEINGNFQINIPQDVIKTAKEED, encoded by the coding sequence GTGAACGTAGAAGCCTATTACGGAAATAGTACAATTTTTACTAGAGGGCTGTTTTCAGAAGGTTGGATTAAAAACACACTTTCATCTGCTGAGTACAGCAATGTATTTAAAGAGGAAACTGTAATAGATTTTCTTGATAATGTGGATACCTTAGCTGCAGGACTTGTTATTTCCGATAAAAATAACAGTAATGAGATTATGTTAACAGGTGATATATACTATAGGAATTATTCTGACTATAAAAGTGATGGAACTACAAACAAAGTGGAAACCGTAAATAAGTCAAATTTGAGAATTTTGATAGATAAAAATACCAGCTTTTTAAAAAACATAAATATGGAGTTTGATTGTAAAGTATCTAATGACAAAGAAAAGGAATCACTAAAAGGAAGGTCCAATATATCATTTAACGAGATAAATGGGAATTTTCAAATAAACATTCCACAGGATGTTATAAAGACAGCAAAAGAGGAAGACTAA